GGTGGATCTGTCCATGCGCTTCCGCGCGGTTTAACCCCGCGGCGTCACCACTCTCACGCCGAGACGCAGGCGTCGTGCCCGATCGACAGGCGCACCAGATCGTGCCCGGCGGGGAGCTGGTTGTCCACGTCCTTGAGGACCCGGCGCAGGGCCTTCCAGTTCAGCCCCAGACGCTTCATGGCGCCCTGAGAGAGCATCGGAATGGTATCGTCGCCCGGATCACCGAGCTGCAGCCCACGCGCGAGCACGTCCGCCACGTGCACCATGCGGGTGACGTCGTGGTGGACGTTCGCGGCCTCCGGCGTGTGATGTGAGCACACGGCTTCCACCAGATCCACGGGCAACCCCCAGCGCACGGCAACACTGCCGCCGAACACACAGTGGTCAAAGCCCAGCACTGCCACTTCCGCATCGCGGATCCAGGTGTCGTGCCGTTGCCGATACCGGACCACCCCCTGGAACTCGCGGGGGAAGTAGACATCCAGTACGATCCGGCCCAGGTCGTGCAGCAGGCCGGCGGTGAACGCCTGCTGTTCGTCCTGGCCCAGGTCGGCCGCCAGCGCC
This portion of the Aquisalimonas asiatica genome encodes:
- a CDS encoding HDOD domain-containing protein encodes the protein MTLHLRMDVDGALRRLPGLPATVTAALAAVRNDSVGGDRLAETLQQDPGFSRAVLTVLDTPFFGAAGSEIGMRAICRSTSRVSLERAMIAAAVLRQLPGGGDQWFDRYAFWEHSVGVGVIARALAADLGQDEQQAFTAGLLHDLGRIVLDVYFPREFQGVVRYRQRHDTWIRDAEVAVLGFDHCVFGGSVAVRWGLPVDLVEAVCSHHTPEAANVHHDVTRMVHVADVLARGLQLGDPGDDTIPMLSQGAMKRLGLNWKALRRVLKDVDNQLPAGHDLVRLSIGHDACVSA